The DNA region CGGGTGAGGTCAGGTTCGAGACGGCGGCCTCCATCGCTCCGGTGCCCGAGCTGGAGAGCACGATGACGTCGCCGGTCGAGGTGCCAACGAAGTCCTTGAGCTGCGAGAGGACGCGGGTGAACAGGGCGCGAAACTCGGGCGTGCGATGGTGAATATCCGCAGCCGCCATGGCAAACTGGGCGGCGGGAAGCAGGGGCGTTGGCCCAGGGGTGAAGAGGCGCGTTTTCCGGATCATGCTTCTATTGTAGCGATGGGGCGGTAAACGGCCGCCGTTCTAAAATGGAGAGTCATACCTGAACGGAGACAGCAGCATGGCAATTGCCCAGAAGATCGACGCCGACATCATCGCGGCCATGAAAGCAAAGGAAGAGCACCGGCTGACGACCCTCCGCATGGTGAAGTCCGCGCTCAAGAACAAGGCCATCGACAAGCGCGCCGAGCTGACCGACGCCGAGGAGTCGCAGATACTGACCACCCTGATCAAGCAGCGCAAGGAGTCGGTGGAGAGCTTCACCAAAGGCAACCGCCCGGAGCTCGCCGAGAAAGAGCGCATCGAGATCGCGATGATCGAGGGCTACCTGCCCCAGGCCGCAGGCGAAGACGAGGTCCGCGCCGTCGTCGTTGCAGCCATCGCCGAGGTGGCCGCCGCCACCGGCAACAAGCCCGGCCCGCGCGACATGGGCACCGTCATGAAGGCCGCGCAACAGAAGATCGCCGCAGCCGCACTGCGCGCCGACGGCAAGCTCGTCAGCGAACTGGTGAAGGCAGAGCTGGCAAAGTAGGGTACCGGGAAACTCCACGCTGCCGGAACTCCCATGAACCTGTGATCCTGAGCGAGCGTGGCGAGTCGAAGAACCTGCATTTTTGCGCCGGTCGCAAGACGATTGCGATTTGCAGCGAAAAGCTGTCAAGAGGGTAAAGGCCCCACTTTCCTCGTAAATCATTCATTCAGAAAGAAAAATTGGCCAGTCGCAAAGTGCGCATTAGATACCTGCCAGTTGCTATCCTTAACAAGCAGGACTAATTTTGTTCAACGAAATGGGAGAGGGCCCGAAGGCGCTTTCCCATTTTCTTTTCTGGAGATGGCTATGGCAAACTTCACATACAGCGCGGTGGGGCTGGCTCTTACCAAACAATTTGAGGGGTGTGTTCTGACCGCATATCAGGACCAGGTCGGCGTATGGACGATCGGCTACGGCCACACCGGCACCGACGTCAAGCAGGGCCTGACGATCACCGAAGACCAGGCCTCCATCCTGCTTGCCGCCGATGTGGCGTGGGCCCTCACCTGCGTCAACAAGTTTGTTACCTCGAACATCAACCAGAACCAGTTCGACGCGATGGTGGACTTCGTCTTCAACCTCGGCTGCGCCAGCCTAGGCCAGTCCACGCTTCTGCGGCTGGTCAACGCTGGCGACTTCAGCGATGCCGCGCCGCAGTTTCTCCGCTGGAACAGAGCAGGCGGCAAGGTCGTGGCAGGACTCACAAAGCGGCGTCAGGCAGAGATGAATTTGTTTACAGGCATCACTGCCGCCGCGACCAGTTCAACTCTGCCCCCGCCATGATGGTGCGCCCCTGCACCGGAACCCCCGGCACCTCCTGGTACGCCGTGCCCGTTAGATTCAGCGCCCGCACATACGGCCGTACGCGCCCCGCATCGCGCGCCAGCGACACATCCCATAGCGGATATGGCTGCTGCGTCGTCTTCTGGATTACGGCAAGCTGCGTGCGCGCGGCGATCTGGAGAGGCAGCTGCCCGCTCCACGCGATCAGCGCCGACTGCGCCGCGTAGTTGAAGGCGTAAAGCGAGATAAGCACCTTCGGCGGCGACGTCGCCTGGACCGCCGTGTATCCCAGTTGAAGCTGTTGCGAAGCCGGCAGCCGCAGCCGTACATTCGCCTCCGCGCCGTTATAGGCGAAGTCGGCGACGTTCACCGCCTGCCATCGCTTCGTCAGGTCGTACTTGGAGTAGTCGATGCCGTCCTTCTGCCGCAGGCTGAAGCCCGTGGCCGAGAGCGTCAGCGGCGCGCGCGATGGCGTCCAGTCCAGCCCTCCCTCGTAGCTCCACGACGACTCCGGCTTCAGGTTTGGGTTCCCAATCGTCGTCGGGTCCGAGTAGTACAGGTCGAGATACGTCGGCTGCCGGTAGCCATGCCCCACTGAGCCGCGCACGCGCACCGTGCCGCTAAGCGCATAAGCGGCTGCCACCGATGGCGAGAAGACGGCATCGCCTCCGCTGAAGACCTGTACTCGCGCACCGGCTGACAGCGAAAACCGCTTCAGCGAACGCAGCGACAGGTTCACATAACCCGCTCCCTGATTACGCGCATGAACGCCCAAGTTCGTGCTGTGAATCCCATCGCCGTTCGCCTCAAGCCCATAGGAGAGTGTCGTGTTGGTGCTAATGGGATCGGCTCGTCGCAGGGCACTCTGCCACGCTGTGGTGACGTGGTTGTTGCAGTAGTAGTTTGGCCGGT from Acidobacteriota bacterium includes:
- a CDS encoding GatB/YqeY domain-containing protein — translated: MAIAQKIDADIIAAMKAKEEHRLTTLRMVKSALKNKAIDKRAELTDAEESQILTTLIKQRKESVESFTKGNRPELAEKERIEIAMIEGYLPQAAGEDEVRAVVVAAIAEVAAATGNKPGPRDMGTVMKAAQQKIAAAALRADGKLVSELVKAELAK
- a CDS encoding lysozyme, with translation MANFTYSAVGLALTKQFEGCVLTAYQDQVGVWTIGYGHTGTDVKQGLTITEDQASILLAADVAWALTCVNKFVTSNINQNQFDAMVDFVFNLGCASLGQSTLLRLVNAGDFSDAAPQFLRWNRAGGKVVAGLTKRRQAEMNLFTGITAAATSSTLPPP
- a CDS encoding TonB-dependent receptor, with translation MPLSESNRSVMTLDTREQPLLFNNVTDYLRQDTSLNVQSRAANGVQADLSIRGTTFEQSLILVNGLRVNDPETGHLNLDISVPLDALARVEVLHGSGSTFYGSDAIGGAVNMITERPATDKRLSLIAKSGAGNYGSLENHLRADYSTHRVSEQLTGSRDTSNGFIADRNYSSNALSSETWLNVLKPGTTDILLAASDRPYGANLFYGPYNSWERTKGWFAAIQQQLGERTSGSFAYRKHTDLFVLFLDRPNYYCNNHVTTAWQSALRRADPISTNTTLSYGLEANGDGIHSTNLGVHARNQGAGYVNLSLRSLKRFSLSAGARVQVFSGGDAVFSPSVAAAYALSGTVRVRGSVGHGYRQPTYLDLYYSDPTTIGNPNLKPESSWSYEGGLDWTPSRAPLTLSATGFSLRQKDGIDYSKYDLTKRWQAVNVADFAYNGAEANVRLRLPASQQLQLGYTAVQATSPPKVLISLYAFNYAAQSALIAWSGQLPLQIAARTQLAVIQKTTQQPYPLWDVSLARDAGRVRPYVRALNLTGTAYQEVPGVPVQGRTIMAGAELNWSRRQ